CCGCTTGATCTCCTGCCACGGCAGCGCAATGTTCCGCACCGTCTTATCATCATGGTGCTGCGCCGTGATCGGGATCCCGTAGTCATCCGGCCGCACATACGGGTTCGTCGTCATGATCGCATTCGGCAAGTACGGCGTCGCTTCCGTCCCTTCCCGGTGCGAGATGAAGTTCTCCCCATACTCAATACACTCCGGCTCGATGCGGTAATTCTCATACCGCCCCGTCCGCGTCCACTGCGGCTTCGACTCGTTGGTCTCTTCCCAGAACGGATGCCGGGGGTACGTCCGACACATCACCATCCACCCCTTCTCCGACTTGAGCATCGTATCCACACTGTACCCATACCCCGTCGTACTGGCATCCAACAACCGCTGCAGATACACATCCACCCGGTTGTCGTACACAAACTTGAAGTAATCCCGGAACCGCCCATCCCCGGTCATCTCCGTCAACTTCGCGGCTACCCCGGCCACCGTATCCAGGTCATTCCGCGTGTCATACAAGGGCCGAATGCCCCCCTTCCACACTTGGAACCACGGATTCGACACCGTCGCCGTATGCTCCGGGTACGTAAACTCCATCCACGTATTCACCCCCATCGCCACATCGTTATGATTGACGTCCGAGGTCATCTCCACATCCTGCGTGACTAACGTCTCAATGTGCGGATCCACGTTCTTCACCATGTCATAGTGGTGCTTCGCGTTGTTCAACACGTTCACGTTGGCCACCCACCGGAACTTCGACGGCGTCGGCATATGCGTCTTCCCCGTAAACACCCGTCGTCCATACTTGGGCGTGTTCACGATCAACGCCGTATCCCCGTGGTTCCAATACCCCACTTCTTCGCCGTAGTAGTACCCTCGCACATGGATCTCTTTGCCATGCACGTTCGGGTCCGTCGTAATCTTAAACGGGTCTTCCCCGGTATGGGTCCCTAAGCCCCCGCCACCCCACGGGGTCGAGTTCCAGATCCCCGCTTTGTAGTTGCCGGCCCAGGTATGTTGGCCCGTCCCGAACTTCCCGACATTGCCCGTCACGATCAGCACCATCGCCGCACCCCGGGCAATAATCGTCTGATGGAAGTAGTGGTTCGTCCCTTCTCCGTTATGGATCGCATGGGGCTTAACCGTCCCAGCATCCCGCGCCCAGCGCACGATCAGGTCCTTCGGCGCCCGATTGATCTGATGCACCGTATCCAGATCATAATCCTGTAAATGCGCTTGATACATCTGGAAGATCGGCATCACATCCACTTCCCGCCCGCTCAGCAACTTCACCCGGTACGTCCCGGTCAGGGCCGATTCAATCCCACTGTTGCGATAGTGCCAGCCCACCAACTCCCGGTGAATCGGCACCGCTTGATTCTTGTTCGTATCCCACACCATGAACCCGCCTAACCGCGCGATCTCAGCCGGGCTCAGCGTCTGCACTTTCCCCGAATACGTCTGTGAGAAGTCCGGCATCTGATACCCTTTGATCACTTCCCGCGGGTCCAGGTACTGGAGCGTATCCGTCCGCACCAACAACGGCATGTCCGTGTAGGCCTGACAGAAGTCATAATCGTACATGTTCTCATCGAAGATGATCTTTAAGGCCCCCAGGAACAACGCCCCGTCTGTGGCCGGCCGGACCGGAATCCAGTAGTCCGCCCGATACGCCGTCGGGTTGTACTCCGGCGTGATTACCACCACGCGGGCCCCCCGCTCAATGCTCTCGAGCTTCCAGTGCGCCTCCGGCATCTTATTCTCCACGAAGTTCTTCCCCCAACTCGTGTTGAGCTTCGAGAACCGCATGTCGTTCATGTCCACATCGGAGCCCTGCACGCCGTTCCAGAACGGATGCGCCGGGTTTTGGTCCCCGTGCCACGTGTAGTTCGACCAATACCGGCCCCCTTGCGCCTGGTTCGGCTTCACCTTCCGCACCCACGTATCCAACAACGCCCCACAACCCCCGTTCATCCGCGTAATGCCCATCTTCCCAATCACGCCCAGGATCGGCATCCCCGCTCGGAACTTAAAGCACCGGATCGCCGAGCCCTTCGTCATCTCGATCATTTCCGGCGGATACCCTTGCTCCCGCATCCGGCGCGCCCCGGCTTCCCCACTGTACCGCTTCGCGATGATGATCATCGCTTTGGCGATGTAGGTAAACGCCGTATCCCAGCTCACCCGCAGCATATCATCCAGGTACCGCGCATTGAATTTATACATCGTCATCACGTCATTGGTGAATTCCGGACTCCCGGCATCCATCCACGCTTTCCACCCCCGGCGCATCAACGGCCCCTTCAGCCGATATGGGCCATACACCCGCCGATGCATCGTGTACCCCTTCAAACACATCCGCGGATTGTGCGCAAACGTCCCCCGGTTGCCGTATAAGTCTTCGTACGTCTGATGGTCGTAGTTCTGCTCCACCCGCATCACCACCCCGTTACGCACAAAGGCCCGAATCCGGCACGCATGCGTGTCGTTGGGTGAACAACACCACGTAAACGAGGAGTCATACCGATATTGGTCGTGATACACCCGCTCCCACGACCGGTCCGGGTACTCGCCCAGGGGGTTGCCCACTTCGACCACCGGCTGCAGCGCCGTCAAGGCCAACGCCTTGTCCGCTAACGCCACCGCCGCCACGGTCCCCGCGGAGACTTTTAAAAATTGCCGTCTGGAAAGAAACATTGCATGCACCTCCTAAAGTAATGACCGATCATTCGGCCAAATGATAATGCCTTCACCTAACAGCAACACTGAAAAACCTAGCACCTCCTTTGTAAATTTGTATTTATTTTCAATCATTTGTAATAAAATCATCGAATTTTCGCGAAGAAATAGCAACGTGACTATGGCAAGCAATATCTGATCCAAAAGAAATACTCTCTTCATGAAATTCATAACTATTTGATATATCTATAAAAATTATGAAAATCTGCCATAAATATGACAAAATGCCTCCTAGCTAATTCGTGAAGTATTAGTAACATTATGGACCTGTAAAATGGCACAAAGTAAATTCATCATTAAATTAAAGCTTTAAATACATTCATGATGCTACTTAAATGTAACATAAAATCTATTTCGTAACACTCATAGCCGTTTCAGTGATACCGGAATGATCCAGCGCTCGCTTGCACGCTTTGCCTCTTCAAGACGTGAGAGAAAAAACCAAGCTTGTCAGGACACCCGAGCGGGTATTACCTTCCGTCTAGTTCAACGTCGTACCGCGCGGGGTGTGTCGTCTGTATCGATGGGAACGTATGTGGATTCGCTATAATATCCGCTTTTAAATAAATCCCGCACTTTCGAAATATTCCTTCGAATGGAATTATGTAGATTTTTTCAACTGAAATGCATTGAGATTCCCCATAATTTGGCTGACAAAAAACGGCGCAGCGAGAAAACTTCAAGAGGAGCAAGATGGAAGAATGCTTACAAAAACAGACCCTTAACGGCCTAACGATAAGCGGTCACATTCACTCTCTTACAGTATTTTTCCGCTAAACTGCAGCGACTACAGAAGGGAGAAATGGGCTTGCAGAGGTTTTGCCCAAAAGGCACGAGGAGATCATTAAACGTGATCCAATAACGGGAGGGAAGTTTCTGCCTTAACAACTGTTCAGTTTCATCAGGACTCTTGGATAAAAGGTACCCCCATCGATTGCAAATTCGATGGACATGTACATCGACGCAAATTCCAGGCTTTCTAAACCCAATCGTCACGACCAAGTTGGCCGTCTTTCGTCCAACACCGTTCAGCGTCAGCAATTCTTCAATATTATTAGGCACTTTCCCTCTATATGTCTCGATAAGTCTGAGACAAATATGGCGAATTTGCCTGGCCTTTGTCTTGTAAAACCCAACAGGATAGATAGCCCGCTCAAGTTCGACTTCTTTTAACTTGCTCATTTTCAAGGGATCTTTAGCGAGAGAAAAAAGTTGACTGGCTGCTTCGGCGGTAGTTTGATCTTTAGTTCGAAGACTTAAAATGCACGCGATGAGTATCTGAAATGGGCTTGCATTTTCTTGTTTTGCGAGGACTCCTAGCACAGGAGAAGGCCACTGATGGACCTCTTTTTTCACGATTCGCATTACTATATGAATGTCCTTATCCCTCATAAGTGTGGCGGGATTATAAGCCAGACGATGAGTGATAGACTACGAAGGATCGAATCTGAAAGAGGAGGAAAACGAGAGGCGTGTGGGGTATGGAGCCGTCAGGCAGTTAAAAAACTCTGTGCTTTGCCAACCACTTTTGGCGACGACGGGCGGCTTCCCGTTCCTTGGCTTTCCGCTTGACACTAGGTTTTTGGTAAAAGCGCCTGGCCTTTAATTCTCTGAAGAGACCATCAGCAGCAAGCTTTTTCTTTGCGACTTTCAAGGCTTTTTCAACATTGTTATTGATTACTCGAACTTCCATGATAATTGCCTTATTTTTTCTATAAAATTAATGAGCTAAGACCCTTACTTTACCACGCCCACAGAACCCCTGCAAGAGTGGATTCTACAATTTAACAAATTAATTTAAATCCTTATTTATCAATACCTTACGAACATTTTTTAAATCATGAATCTTTTAATGCTGCGACCATATCCAGGACCATTTTTTTGCCATCTCCGAACATCATTAAGGAATTATCCAAGGCAAATAAGGGGTTGGGAATACCAGCAAATCCTGGGCTTAAACTTCGTTTTATGACAACCACAGTCTTGGCTTTATCGACGTCAATAATTGGCATTCCCGCAATTGGACTCGAAGGGTCAGTACGGGCTACCGGGTTCACAACATCGTTTGCGCCAATGACCAACGCGACATCGATTTGGTCAAAAGTTTCATTGATCTCATCCATATCTTTTAATGCTTCATAGGGCACATCCGCTTCGGCCAAAAGAACATTCATATGTCCCGGCATACGACCAGCGACCGGATGAATGGCATATTCGACCGTGACACCTCGACTTTCCAATAATGCCGCTAAACTTGCCACAGGGTGTTGCGCTTGGGAAACCGCCATTCCATAGCCAGGAACAATGGCAACTCGACGGGCAGCATCGAACAGTAGCGCGACTTCTTCCGGTGACGCAGACTTGACCTTGCCAGCATAAACATCATCCGCGCTCGGGCCGCCTCCGACTGGAGCTAGCACTCCAAACAAGACATTGGAAAGCGAGCGATTCATGGCTTTACACATGATTTGGGTCAAAATAAGACCTGACGCTCCGACCAGCGAACCAGTGATGATCAATACATTATTGGATAAGACAAAGCCGTTGGCAGCGGCAGCAAGACCAGAGTAG
The genomic region above belongs to Nitrospirales bacterium and contains:
- the rpsU gene encoding 30S ribosomal protein S21 — translated: MEVRVINNNVEKALKVAKKKLAADGLFRELKARRFYQKPSVKRKAKEREAARRRQKWLAKHRVF
- a CDS encoding endonuclease III, whose product is MRIVKKEVHQWPSPVLGVLAKQENASPFQILIACILSLRTKDQTTAEAASQLFSLAKDPLKMSKLKEVELERAIYPVGFYKTKARQIRHICLRLIETYRGKVPNNIEELLTLNGVGRKTANLVVTIGFRKPGICVDVHVHRICNRWGYLLSKSPDETEQLLRQKLPSRYWITFNDLLVPFGQNLCKPISPFCSRCSLAEKYCKRVNVTAYR
- a CDS encoding NAD(P)(+) transhydrogenase (Re/Si-specific) subunit beta, whose protein sequence is MSGVLINIGYLAASVLFILGLKGLTHPRTAVRGNLMGAAGMFIAVLLTLTSQRIISFEMILLGIVIGGTIGALLAIKIQMTEMPELVALFNGFGGAASVLVAGAALFESVGGADVPMIQLTIAIAVSGLIGAVTFWGSLVAFGKLKGLVNENAFLFSGQQVINAVLGVITLILTVLVVMDPSNSMAYWGLVGVASILGVLLVMPIGGADMPVVVALLNSYSGLAAAANGFVLSNNVLIITGSLVGASGLILTQIMCKAMNRSLSNVLFGVLAPVGGGPSADDVYAGKVKSASPEEVALLFDAARRVAIVPGYGMAVSQAQHPVASLAALLESRGVTVEYAIHPVAGRMPGHMNVLLAEADVPYEALKDMDEINETFDQIDVALVIGANDVVNPVARTDPSSPIAGMPIIDVDKAKTVVVIKRSLSPGFAGIPNPLFALDNSLMMFGDGKKMVLDMVAALKDS
- a CDS encoding molybdopterin-dependent oxidoreductase: MFLSRRQFLKVSAGTVAAVALADKALALTALQPVVEVGNPLGEYPDRSWERVYHDQYRYDSSFTWCCSPNDTHACRIRAFVRNGVVMRVEQNYDHQTYEDLYGNRGTFAHNPRMCLKGYTMHRRVYGPYRLKGPLMRRGWKAWMDAGSPEFTNDVMTMYKFNARYLDDMLRVSWDTAFTYIAKAMIIIAKRYSGEAGARRMREQGYPPEMIEMTKGSAIRCFKFRAGMPILGVIGKMGITRMNGGCGALLDTWVRKVKPNQAQGGRYWSNYTWHGDQNPAHPFWNGVQGSDVDMNDMRFSKLNTSWGKNFVENKMPEAHWKLESIERGARVVVITPEYNPTAYRADYWIPVRPATDGALFLGALKIIFDENMYDYDFCQAYTDMPLLVRTDTLQYLDPREVIKGYQMPDFSQTYSGKVQTLSPAEIARLGGFMVWDTNKNQAVPIHRELVGWHYRNSGIESALTGTYRVKLLSGREVDVMPIFQMYQAHLQDYDLDTVHQINRAPKDLIVRWARDAGTVKPHAIHNGEGTNHYFHQTIIARGAAMVLIVTGNVGKFGTGQHTWAGNYKAGIWNSTPWGGGGLGTHTGEDPFKITTDPNVHGKEIHVRGYYYGEEVGYWNHGDTALIVNTPKYGRRVFTGKTHMPTPSKFRWVANVNVLNNAKHHYDMVKNVDPHIETLVTQDVEMTSDVNHNDVAMGVNTWMEFTYPEHTATVSNPWFQVWKGGIRPLYDTRNDLDTVAGVAAKLTEMTGDGRFRDYFKFVYDNRVDVYLQRLLDASTTGYGYSVDTMLKSEKGWMVMCRTYPRHPFWEETNESKPQWTRTGRYENYRIEPECIEYGENFISHREGTEATPYLPNAIMTTNPYVRPDDYGIPITAQHHDDKTVRNIALPWQEIKRYSNPLWEKGYQFYCVTPKTRHRVHSQWSVNDWVQMYESNFGDPYRMDKRTPGVGEHQLHMNPQAAKDRGINDGDYVYVDGNPVDRPYRGWKPSDPYYKVARLMIRAKYNPAYPYHVTMAKHAPYVSTAKSVKGHETRPDGRAIAMDTGYQSNFRYGAQQSFTRDWLMPIHQLDSLPGKHAVAWKFKFGYQVDNHAINTVPKECLMRITKAEDGGIGGRGPWEPVRTGFTPGQENEFMIKWLKGDHIKIKV